In Drosophila subpulchrella strain 33 F10 #4 breed RU33 chromosome 3R, RU_Dsub_v1.1 Primary Assembly, whole genome shotgun sequence, the following are encoded in one genomic region:
- the LOC119563143 gene encoding translationally-controlled tumor protein homolog: MKIYKDIITGDEMFADTYKMKLVDDVIYEVYGKLITRQGDDIVLAGANASAEEADEGTEINSESGVDVVLNHRLVECFAFGDKKSYTLYLKDYMKKVLAKLEEKSPDQVDVFKTNMNKAMKDILGRFKELQFFTGESMDCDGMVALVEYREIGTESVPVLMFFKHGLEEEKC; this comes from the coding sequence ATGAAGATCTACAAGGATATCATCACCGGCGACGAGATGTTCGCCGACACCTACAAAATGAAGCTGGTGGACGACGTGATCTACGAGGTTTACGGCAAGCTCATCACCCGCCAGGGCGATGATATCGTATTGGCCGGGGCCAACGCGTCCGCCGAGGAAGCCGACGAGGGCACCGAAATCAACTCGGAGTCGGGCGTCGATGTGGTGTTGAACCATCGTCTGGTGGAGTGCTTTGCCTTCGGCGACAAGAAGTCCTACACCCTTTACCTGAAGGACTACATGAAGAAGGTGCTGGCCAAGCTGGAGGAGAAGTCCCCCGACCAGGTCGACGTCTTCAAGACCAACATGAACAAGGCCATGAAGGACATCCTCGGCCGCTTCAAGGAGCTTCAGTTCTTCACCGGCGAGTCGATGGACTGCGACGGCATGGTGGCCCTGGTGGAATACCGCGAGATCGGTACCGAGAGCGTTCCCGTGCTCATGTTCTTCAAGCACGGACTCGAGGAGGAGAAGTGCTAG